One Defluviimonas aquaemixtae DNA segment encodes these proteins:
- a CDS encoding lytic murein transglycosylase — MRYTAGIMTILALLPFAAAAAGIAPNSPTAEGGIMGGPEEIVPAAANQGFGHWIRGFQSRARAAGIGDHVFDSAFRGIEYNADVISKDRNQSEFTKTIWDYLDSAVSETRVANGKAALAQHRNLLEQIEATYGVDKEVVVAVWGLESSYGTYRGNTPLIEALATLAYDGRRGKFFESQLIAALQIVQAGDVDPRQMTGSWAGAMGHTQFIPTSYLSYAVDFTGDGKRDIWSDDPADALASTAAYLSQFGWRRGLPWGVEVQLPNDFDFALTGERVKKSPAEWAAMGVRDTSGQLIPNHGAASILMPAGARGAAFMIFQNFHVIERYNTADAYVIGVGHLADRIAGGQPIQASWPREDRALLFAERKELQERLTRAGFDTQGVDGKIGPNTIAAIRAYQRASGLTPDGYASVDILKRLK, encoded by the coding sequence ATGCGATACACAGCCGGAATCATGACAATTCTCGCGCTTCTGCCGTTCGCGGCAGCTGCCGCAGGAATAGCGCCGAACTCGCCAACCGCTGAAGGGGGGATCATGGGCGGACCCGAAGAGATTGTACCCGCTGCGGCCAATCAGGGGTTCGGGCATTGGATTCGTGGGTTCCAAAGCAGGGCGCGTGCAGCTGGGATAGGCGACCACGTTTTCGACAGCGCGTTCCGCGGCATTGAGTACAACGCCGACGTGATATCGAAAGACCGCAATCAAAGCGAGTTCACCAAGACGATCTGGGATTATCTCGATTCCGCCGTGTCAGAAACCCGCGTCGCGAACGGCAAGGCGGCACTCGCTCAACACCGCAATCTTCTGGAGCAGATCGAGGCGACCTATGGCGTCGACAAAGAAGTCGTCGTCGCGGTTTGGGGACTCGAAAGCTCCTACGGTACGTACCGAGGCAACACGCCGCTGATCGAGGCTCTGGCGACGCTCGCCTATGACGGGCGGCGTGGCAAATTCTTCGAAAGCCAGTTGATTGCTGCGCTACAAATCGTCCAGGCAGGCGATGTCGATCCGCGCCAGATGACCGGCAGTTGGGCGGGCGCGATGGGGCATACCCAATTCATCCCCACCTCGTATCTTTCCTATGCGGTCGATTTCACCGGCGACGGCAAGCGCGATATCTGGTCGGATGATCCCGCAGATGCGCTCGCTTCGACGGCGGCCTATCTTTCGCAGTTCGGCTGGCGCAGGGGGCTGCCCTGGGGAGTCGAAGTGCAGCTTCCGAACGATTTCGACTTCGCGCTGACGGGAGAGCGGGTGAAGAAATCGCCCGCTGAGTGGGCGGCCATGGGCGTCCGCGACACGAGCGGCCAGCTGATCCCAAACCACGGCGCCGCATCGATCCTCATGCCGGCCGGCGCCCGCGGCGCGGCTTTCATGATCTTCCAGAACTTCCACGTGATCGAGCGCTACAACACGGCGGACGCCTATGTCATCGGCGTCGGTCACCTGGCGGATCGGATCGCCGGCGGACAGCCGATCCAGGCAAGTTGGCCGCGCGAGGACCGCGCGCTGCTGTTCGCCGAACGCAAGGAGCTGCAAGAGCGCCTTACCCGCGCCGGGTTCGACACCCAAGGCGTGGACGGAAAGATCGGACCGAACACGATTGCCGCGATTCGAGCCTATCAGCGGGCATCCGGATTGACCCCCGATGGATATGCGAGCGTCGATATTCTGAAACGCCTGAAGTAA
- a CDS encoding 4-aminobutyrate--2-oxoglutarate transaminase has product MQNAAIESRRQSALSRGVGVMTQIYADRAENAEIWDAEGNRYIDFASGIAVLNTGHRHPKVIAAVKDQIDRFTHTCHQVVPYENYVRLAERLNAMVPAKGDKKSIFVTTGAEAVENAVKIARAATGRQAVVAFTGAFHGRTFMGMALTGKVVPYKVGFGGMPGDVFHAPFPVPLHGGSVEKSIDALNYLFKADVDPKRVAAIIVEPVQGEGGFYEAPREFMTKLRGICDEHGILLIADEVQTGFARTGKMFAMEHHDVQPDLTTMAKSLAGGFPLAAVTGRAEVMDAPAPGGLGGTYGGSPLGIAAANAVIDVIEEEGLCDRANQLGARLKQHLASLRDEVPEIVDIRGPGFMNAVEFNKGDKPSADFANKVRTEALNRGLLLLTCGVYGNVVRFLSPITIQDEVFTEALGKLEDSIRAARSA; this is encoded by the coding sequence ATGCAAAACGCCGCAATAGAATCCCGCCGTCAATCCGCCTTGTCGCGCGGTGTTGGCGTAATGACGCAGATCTACGCCGACCGAGCCGAAAACGCTGAAATCTGGGACGCCGAGGGCAACCGCTACATCGACTTTGCGAGCGGAATCGCCGTTCTGAACACCGGCCACCGTCATCCAAAGGTGATCGCAGCGGTCAAGGATCAGATCGACCGCTTCACGCATACCTGCCACCAGGTCGTGCCGTACGAAAACTACGTGCGTCTGGCCGAGCGGCTGAACGCGATGGTCCCGGCGAAGGGCGACAAGAAGTCGATCTTCGTCACGACCGGCGCCGAGGCGGTCGAGAACGCAGTAAAGATTGCCCGCGCCGCGACCGGCCGCCAGGCCGTCGTCGCCTTCACCGGCGCATTTCATGGCCGCACCTTCATGGGCATGGCGCTGACCGGCAAGGTCGTGCCCTACAAGGTCGGCTTCGGCGGCATGCCGGGCGACGTCTTCCACGCGCCCTTCCCAGTACCGCTGCACGGCGGGAGCGTCGAGAAGTCGATCGACGCACTCAACTATCTCTTCAAGGCGGATGTCGATCCGAAGCGCGTTGCCGCGATCATCGTCGAGCCGGTGCAGGGCGAGGGCGGCTTCTACGAGGCGCCGCGCGAGTTCATGACGAAGCTTCGCGGCATCTGCGACGAGCATGGCATCCTCCTCATCGCAGATGAGGTGCAGACGGGTTTCGCCCGAACCGGAAAGATGTTCGCGATGGAGCACCACGACGTTCAGCCGGATCTGACGACGATGGCCAAGTCGCTGGCTGGCGGCTTCCCTTTGGCGGCGGTGACGGGCCGCGCCGAGGTCATGGACGCGCCCGCGCCCGGCGGTCTTGGCGGCACCTATGGGGGCAGCCCGCTCGGCATCGCTGCCGCCAACGCGGTGATCGACGTGATCGAGGAAGAGGGCCTTTGCGATCGCGCCAACCAGCTCGGCGCACGGCTGAAGCAGCACCTTGCCAGTCTGCGCGACGAGGTACCCGAAATCGTCGACATCCGGGGCCCTGGCTTCATGAACGCGGTCGAGTTCAATAAAGGCGACAAGCCGTCGGCCGACTTCGCCAATAAGGTCCGCACCGAAGCGCTGAACCGCGGCCTTCTGCTCCTGACCTGCGGTGTTTACGGGAACGTCGTGCGCTTCCTGTCGCCGATCACGATACAGGACGAGGTCTTCACCGAAGCGCTAGGAAAGCTCGAGGACTCAATTCGCGCTGCCCGCAGCGCCTGA